tctcctggggattcttcgtcttctcgcccgcccgagccgcggtggttgtcttgctgcccttcctcatttcttgcccggcccccatggacgacttcgtagtcatcttcatcaccttgccaccgatagccatccatgaaaccacgcaagagcaggtggtcccgcacctgcccggattccgggtccgcaataaggctcttcagcttgcatcttcgacacggacatcttatctctgtctcgttcttttgaagcatctcggccttcgcggaccttaaaaacctattcacgatgccttcggtcatcgtgcggaccatggtcgcctacggggtagagcaaaacgatattttagaaccaagaaaaaatttggcatgactttccctaaaaataggaccaaaaagaatgcttaatgccaaaattctcgccgaaacggaaatgaatcaacattccggcaaaatattggcaactatcgcatttcaaataccgatacacctccaaacacaaacacatatgcaacaccacaaacatatgcaacaccacgaacatacatagatctagctaggccataaaaagtgcatgtgcacattgttgtagggagaacaacataaatatagcttccccccttacttacctatcaaaacaaggtaatttaaccacttaattgaatgaatctatggtggaaatgaggtgaaaaagaggaggcacgcgagacaaggaggaggtggagagaatgaagtggggagaaagtgagtgtgggtaggagaggttgtccaaaatatcttgttgctgcccacttactaatggcgcaccaaatctaaatgcgccattagtaatccaggttactaatggcacaccttctggtggtgcgccattagtagttttacaaaaaaacatactaatggcattactggtttaaactagtaatgacgcacggtcaaacagtgcgccattagtagttttgcaaaaaaaaagaataaaaaatataataaaaaaaacaacattagtggcgcactttccgacaggtgcgccattactagtaatggcgcactgtgtctggatgcgccattagtatgtttggacaggtgcactagttcaaaaaaaaattggatactaatggcgcaccctgggccaggtgcgccattagtagtttcagctctaatggcgtatcagaaggtggtgcgccattagtgtcaatcccatttatagccctttttctagtagtgactaaTGCGGGTAAAGTGGCTTTAATTAATGCTTGTCTTTCTTCCCTCCCCATGTTCTTGATGGGATTCTATCTCTTGTTGGCTTGGATTCATGCAGGTTTTGATAAACACCGTGGGACTTTCTATTGGAACACGACGGACAATCGCCGCAAATACCGCTTTGTTAAGTGGAACTTGATGTGTAGGCCCAAAAACCTTGGGGGGGGAGGGGTAGGGATCCTTAATACTTCCATCATGAACCAATGCTTGAtgatcaaatggtggtggaagattatgAGTGCTGAGGATCAGCCCCTCTGGCTGTCGATTCTTCAGGCTAAATATTTCCCGTCCTCCAGCCCGATGTTTGCTCAGTCGCGTGATGGCTCTCAGTTTTGGAAGTCCTTGGTCAAAGTTAGACATGTGTTCCAATCTTTTGTTAAGTTTGTTGTTGGGGGTGGCTCCTCGATTAGGTTTTGGCTTGATTGGTGGTGCGGAGACTCACCCCTCTCGGTGTCCTTCCCCACCCTTTTCTCTTATTGTTCTGATCCTAGCATTTCTATTGCGGAGTTGGCTGCCCAGGGGTGGAACTTGGTCTTCCGCCGCTCCCTGTCGCCTGTAGAGTTTGAAGACTAGCAATGTCTTACTGCCTTCTTCCCATCGCTCTCGACGAATAGGGATTCGGTAGTCTGGCCGTTGTCTGCCTCTAGGCGCTTCTCTGTTAAGTCGCTTTATTCTAGGCTTGTTGGTGGCACGCCCACTAATCGGTTTTCCCAGATCCGGAAGGCCCGTATTCCTCCCAAAATCAAGATTTTCTTGTGGCAAGCTTTCAGAGGCCGGTTGCCCTCGGCTGATCAAATTCGTAAGAGAAATGGGCCGGGCTCCCAGTTCTGTGCTTTGTGCGGTGCTGCGGAGGACACGGACCATACTTTTTTCCATTGTGCCCTGGCAAAACTCATTTGGAGCTGCGTTAGGGAGTGGCTTCTTGTCTCTTGGGCCCCTGGCTCCTTCTCCGAGTTGCGCAGCTTGGCTGACAATCTTTCGGGTGTATCTAGACATATCTTTTGGGTGGGCCTGGGTGCTTTTTGCTGGTCCCTTTGGACGACtaggaacaaatttactattgaacGTGTGTTTCTGGCTAAACCTGCTAACTGCTTGTTTAAATCATGTGCTTTCATGCAGCAGTGGAAATCATTGACTAAGGTCAACGACCAACAGGCGCTCTCTCTGCTGATCTCCAAAGTCCGGGCTACGGCATCCCAGTTATGCAGACAGGAGCGGGATGTTTAAGTGCTTCTTTTGGTTCGGGTGCTTTACCTTCAGTTGGTCATTCTCTTTCGGCCTGCATGCCGTGTACTGGCGAGGGTGCCATGTACCTGACTGTCTTTTCTTCCGTCTCGCCCATCGTTGGGGCCTGGGTGTTGTTTGGTACTTCTCTGTGATGTGGTTGTTACTTGCCttatggctttatttataaagtcgggcgtatgccttttctctaaaaaaaataaCTCCAATACTAAGGTACTCTCTAAAGTCAAATAATTGGACATCATATCACACACAGCAATTGCAGAGGCTGGGGCCTGACCccttttcaaaaaagaaaaaaaaacttgcaGCAGCAATGCACTAAGCCAGAACAAGGTAATTGATGAAATCTTCCGTGTTAGGAGCCAAAGTTTTCATGCCGTCACGTGTGGCCATTTCATCGTCCTCAAACTGATACGCCGGGGCGCAGGTCACTCCAACGAAAGAATAGTGCAGGTCAGGGTCCCGTCCGGATGTCTTGACAAAAACACGGCCATCATCAGTGAAGTATTCGATGTCTTGGGTCAGGAAGGTGCCAAACCACACATTCGGAGGGACCGTCTACTGTGGTCTCTGCCCTTTCGGTAGATCGAGACAGACTACTGTCATCTTGACTTCCTCATCATCGTCCACCTCAAATACATGAAATGGGTATTATTGGATAGATGGACAGTATGCTTACagaatgccccgagcgcaacggcgTCCTCGGGGTCTGCTCTCTTGAGGTGCAAAATCGCGGCCTCCTCCTCAAGCTCCTCCATCGGCTACACCAACTGCAACAATCTGCTTGGGCGGTTTGGTTCTGGCGGGAGTTTCAGGGGTGCGAGGACAAACGTGCACTTCTTACGGCTGTCTGGCACCCTGTCTCACAGCTGAGCCCCCCTGTACAATACAGGGACGTCACCACGGTGGAGCTTGGGGACGGCAGAAAAACCTCCTTCTGGTCGGACTCCTGGAGCAGCGGTGGATGGACCGCTTCGGCTCAAGTTCCCAACACTCTACTCCCATGCCACTGATTTTTTCGCCTCCGTCAGCAAGTTCCTTTCTTCCGAGCTTCGTTCCTGCTTTGCACCCAGGCTATCGTCGGTGGCTGAAGAAGAGTTCAAATGCCTCGCGGCAGCCATCCCCTAGCAGCCGTTTCCTGGCGCTGAAGACTGCCGGGTGCTGAGATCCAGCATTGACAGGCAGCAAAGCCTTCACATCCTCTGTTTACAAGCTGATCACCTACTCTGGGTGTGACGGCGTGGCGTTTCGGCTGATGCGCCCGAACTTGCGGTGCCTCAACGCTGTTGTGACCTCAAAACTTGGGCCTTCCATTCAAAACCTGATGCTAGGGCCTCGATCCTGTCCTGGGTGCCGTTCCCGTTCATACATGCTCTGTGCGTCTAGCTTATGGAGCTGCCTCTGAACCTCTCTACCCTGTCTCTGTACCTCCCCATTTTGTGTAGTTCAGCTTCAACTTGTTTGCCTAGTTGCATACATGGTGCTTGAAAAAGTATTTATGGATAGGTTCAAGATAAGGCTTACAACCATAGGTTTGAGTGTCTCTCCTATTCAGTCTGTTTGTTGTAACATCTGAAAGTTAAGGGTGATGGCTCATGTGATCTGAGAGATAATTCAATGTCTCTTTGTTCTGACAGTGGGGCTCATAGGCACAAGGATGACAAATCCTTTGAATGTTTATGTGTCTTGTCATAGCCCCAAACTCACAAGTTAAAGCAAAATTATACCACAAAATTGGCTAAGCAGAGTTGTATGACAACACAGGACCATAAATAATTTAATGTTTTAGGCTGATGTCACCAAGTCATAGGTTttgatggtactccctccgtttctttttactccacgTATAAGAATTCTccaaagtcaaacttcataaagtttgaacaaatttatattaaaaagtaTCAACACCTACAAtattaaagttatacaatatgaaaattaattccatgatgcatctaatgatattgatttcatattgtgaatgttgatttTTTTTTCTAACAACATGGTCAAacttttacaaagtttgacttcgaaCAAATCTTATATGCTAAGTAAAAAAGAAACATAGGGAGTATATGTTGGAGACAACAAACATTTTGGTTTGGTTATGACATGCATAATTTACTTCGCCAGCAAAAATGCAGAAGTATAAAAGATATAGAAACCTCTCAACATAATTTTATTGATTAATGCTCATAAACCAGCAGATCCGCGTGCAAGCTTCAGAAAAACAAGCACTAACTGATGGATACTtacaagaaaaaaaaactaatggATTAAAAATATTTGTTGGAGATCCTAGAGAGAAGATTTTCATTTTACAAACCTGTCATTTGTGACTTACCATTGATGAGAATTCTTAAATGCTCCACATGCGCGGGCACCCACGGTTAGCAGGCATCACCACAAGCAGTCACAAATCGACAGGGTGCCACCTACGGCTAGCAACGTCTGTGCCGTCTTGCAAGTCTGCAAGTATTCGAGGAGGAGTGTCAGAGCACACGAGGCAATACTAGGCAATAGCTACAAAGTGCATTAATCGGTGCTTTGATTTTTTGGTTCACTAGTTATAACATCATGGAACGCGATCAAGAATTGTTGATGAAATTAGACGGCCTTGGGGCCAGTCTTGTCACTTTTGCCTGAGTTAGTGATTGGTGCCATTCCGACAAGTCAGGCTAAAAAGCAAACAAATCTGGAGGCTCTACTTTAAAACAGACTGATCGCAAATTTGTTGCCCTGCTGTAAGGCTGAATGATTAAATCCATCAAGCCATGTTGCATTTTGTCTGGCAGCCCCCCTCTCTCATGCCTCTTCCCCCCATACTTACTGAACCAGAAGCAATGCGAGTGCTGGTACATTAAAGATGGCATGATAATGTGGTGCGTAGCCCAACTACAGCATGTTGGTCCAATGGCATGTACAAAGATATAGACGAAGGATCTGAGTGCTGGTACATAAAAAATGACTGCGCCGTCCGGCCCGGGGGATGAGGCTCGGAGCTAAGCACGACTGAGTGGATGTTGCAATTCGAGTTATTCATCAAAAATTCCCGGTGCCTTCTATGCCCATGTCTATCAAATTCAAATGCCTTTAGCAAAGAGGCATGACAAATATTGCACGAAATGGAATTCTAAGGCAGAAGTAAACTGAGGAACGAGTTGTTCCTTAGGGAAGACTTGCTCCTTATAAAAGAGTTATGCGGTAGACAGTGGTATGAAATTATTGGTCCTCTGGTAGGTCAATAGCTATGAATCCTTTGGTTATGAGCTCGCTCCTTTGGTAGGTTATAAGCCACTATAAGAGCTTTATCGATGTTTTAAACAAATTTTTCTTAGCCTTTTCAACCTATACATCTAGACGATGTACCTACCAAAAAAAAAACAATGTATTATTACAAAGTTCATGAAAAATAAAGACTAACAACTAGCATTCCATCACCAAAGAGAAAACACAGGCTAAGTAGAACCAACATCGCTTAACAACTTATCATGCAGCGATCAAATGAACGCTAAATTGGGAGTCACGTGAATGATTCCATTCAAATTTTGGTAGTTTATCCTTATGTCTGTTGTTATGAGCGTCACTAGTTCATGCACTTCTCATTATTGATAAGAACGACACCCACCAGGCATAAACAGAACGACAGAAACACATATCACCAGTGGATGGTATTTATTCATGAAAAAAGAGCAAACCTTACTGAACTTCCATACTTGATTACATGAGTATCAACTTCCATACTGAACTACTCTCTAAAGTCAAATAATTGAAACCCATACACATTAGTTTTCAATAACTAGCAGATAGAAGATGTTCACCACAAACAACAACCTACTTGCAGCAGCAATGCACTAAGCTGGAACAAGGTAATTGATGAAAGCTTCCGCGTTAGGAGCCAAAGCTTTCATGCCATCGCGTGTGGCCATTTCATCGTCCTCGAATTGGTATGCCGGGGCACAGGTCACTCCAACGAAAGAATAGTGCAGGTCAGGGTCCCGTCCAGGTGTCTTGACAAAAACACTGCCGTCATCAGTGAAGGACTCAATGTCGTGGGTCAGGAAGGCGCCAAACCACACATTCGGAGGGACCGTGTACTGCGGTCTCTGCCCTTTCCGTAGATCGGGACCGACTACTGTCATCTTGACTTGCCCATCATCATGCACCTCAAATACCTGAAATGGGTATTATATTGGATAAGATGGGCAGCATACTTAGAAAATGATCAGCAACTTTGTTTTGCGCTAAGTTTGCAGACCGTGAGGGGCTCCCCCATGTAGTAGTGCCATGCCTCAGCGCAAGGGATGCGGTGCAGCCGAGCGATCTCCCCAGCAGGCAGCAGGAAATAGATTGCACTACTCACAGCACGGTCCACCTTATCTAGAAGAATTAAACACGAAGTAACAAATTAGGAAAGACCTATTGCTTAACAGAAGCTATTCTTCAGAAACCTCAGCACATCCAACTGATCAACTTATGAGTTTCCTTGTTACCAACTTTAGAAACTAACACATATCAGAAACGACTAGACATTGCACTTATATTAGCCAATTACGGAAGTTTTGAGTGCATGGTGCTTGTAAAAAGTATTTAAGGATACGCAGCAGATAAGGCTTACTACCATAGGTACGAGTGTCTCAGTTATTCAGTTTGTTTGATAGTTTGTTTGTTCTAACATCTGAAAGTTAATGTAGTGATGGCTCAGGTGAGCTAACAGATTGTCTCGTTATTCTGACAAGAGGGCTCATAGGCACAAGGATGCAAAATCCTTTGAATGTTGATGTGTGTTGTCATAGCCCCAAACTGACAAGTCACAGCAGAATTATAGCACAAATTTGGCTAAGCTGAGTTGTATAACAATAGAAGACCATAAAAGAACAATTTAATGTGCTAGGATGATGTCACCAAGTCACAGGTTTTGGATGGTATATGTTTGAGACAACCAACACTTTGGCTTGGTTATGACATGCATAATTTGGTTGGCTGGCAAAAAGGCAGAACAGTAAAGGATAAATGAACCTTTCAACATAATTTATTGATTTATTCATGCTCATAAATAAGCAGATCCACACGCAAGGTTCAGAAAACTAGCAATGACTGACAGATTTTTTCAACAAGAAAATCTGATGGATTAAAATATATGTTGAGATCCAAGAGAAGGCTTTTAATTTACAAACCTTTCGAGCGGTTACGAAATCTCATAAACGGTAAGACGTAAATGTCATATGCCAAGTCTGGGCCATGCTCATGTTATTTCCACAATTATTCTAAAACATGGACAGCATCACCTAATATAAATAACAAGTCTGCTTGTATTTTTTTCTAGCAAGAAGTCAGGGTTTAGAAATACGGGGGTTTGCACATCCCGAACAGTTTTTATAACCCCAAGTCCCTTAGTGCTAACTACTTCACTTTCTCCACTAAAAACAACCACTACGGTTTCTAACACTAGCTATAGTGCAGGTACAAAGCATGCTCGACTAACATAAAACAAACATGCAAAATTAATTGTCTTGAAATTTACAAACGTATTTTCTTCTTCGTGCGTTTATTCTTACTACCTTGAATTTTTGATGTGCAAGAAGACATCAAAATCCATGAAGTTACAGACACAAATTTGTAAGTACACGCATTGCTCATTGCTTGAGAACGTCAATGCGCAAAACTCAGGAAACAATGACATAAAATATTTTTCTGAATTAGAAAATAGCACATGAACAACAAACTTTCTAAGCATGAGAAACAATGAATTTCTTCAAACCAAATCAGAGAGTAAATAagatgcaataagtacatgagcgaTTGGGGGAAGAGTCTAATCTTTGTCCGCAACCATTGGGGTGGAGAATAGTGAAATCAAATCAAACATTTCGGACGGATCGGATTTGAGAATTAGCAGCAATtttaatagccaaacaaaatgctgGCCTTTTTATCTTCAGTGGATTATCCGGGCACCGCTTCAACCACGGAACAATGCACCGCTCACCAGCAATGGTGCTGTTTCCTGATCTATATCGAACTAGAAGTAATTAACATCACTTAACCGAGCCCCAGCTCACAAAACGGAGTGCGGCTAGTACTAAGGAAAACTGAAGA
This portion of the Triticum dicoccoides isolate Atlit2015 ecotype Zavitan chromosome 7A, WEW_v2.0, whole genome shotgun sequence genome encodes:
- the LOC119331494 gene encoding uncharacterized protein LOC119331494; protein product: MALSSTEKKTAAEVVAALELHRHPHGGFYLETFRDPSLTLPKSALPPQYKVDRAVSSAIYFLLPAGEIARLHRIPCAEAWHYYMGEPLTVFEVHDDGQVKMTVVGPDLRKGQRPQYTVPPNVWFGAFLTHDIESFTDDGSVFVKTPGRDPDLHYSFVGVTCAPAYQFEDDEMATRDGMKALAPNAEAFINYLVPA